DNA from Krasilnikovia cinnamomea:
CGTAGGTGACCGCGACCGTGTCGCTGCGGGCGACCGCCTGGCAGGCGAGGATGTACCCCTCGGCGAAGTCCTCCTCCTCCAGCACCTCGTTGCGTACGAGCTCGACCTGGCCGCTGACCAACCGGCAGGCGCACGTGCCGCAGTTGCCCTGCCGGCAGGAGAACGGTGGATTCAGCCCCGCCGAGATGATCACATCTAGCAGGCGCGAACCGGCGGGCCACGGCAGGTGGTGGGTCTGCCCGTCCAGCGTGACCTCGGCTGTCGCGTCCCGGGCCACTGCGGGCACTGTCGTGTCGGAGTCGAAGCTCTCCACGCGCACCCGGTCCGCCGGGACGCCGGTGCGCTGCAGCGCCTGCCGGGCGACCCCGACGAACGGGTCGGGCCCACAGACGAACGCTTCGCGATTTGCGTACGCGCACAGCAGCGGTGCCAGGGCGTCCCCGGTGGGCGCCCCGCGCTCGCTGTCCAGCCAGTGCGTCACCGAGAGCCGCCCGCCGTGGCGCTCGCCCAGCGCGGCCAGCTCCGTGGCGAAGAT
Protein-coding regions in this window:
- a CDS encoding ferredoxin--NADP reductase — translated: MAGTRITGAIAPYHRLRVADVIAETADAHSLVLPVPPALTAAFTYRPGQYLTVRTPDGTLARCYSLSSSPHTDTDLKITVKRVPGGRASNWICDHVRAGTTLEFTPPAGTFTPASLDDDLLLLAGGSGITPVIAIVKSVLARGSGRLALVYANRDARSVIFATELAALGERHGGRLSVTHWLDSERGAPTGDALAPLLCAYANREAFVCGPDPFVGVARQALQRTGVPADRVRVESFDSDTTVPAVARDATAEVTLDGQTHHLPWPAGSRLLDVIISAGLNPPFSCRQGNCGTCACRLVSGQVELVRNEVLEEEDFAEGYILACQAVARSDTVAVTYE